The window GATAGTGCAAAGGTTGGCAAGATCCAGGGGCAATACAAAGAATCTGAGATTTCTGAATCTGCAAATATAGAAGATAACCAATTGACAATGGTCGAGTCAGAGCCGAAAGCAAATAATGCGGCAAAGAGAGTTTTTATGAAATCCGGGGCAATTCTTGGATGGGCTATTGGTTTCGCTTTGCTATTTATGTTTGTGAAGTATTATTTGGTATCAATATATCAAGCCCTTGACTCCCGGAGTGGAGATCCCTTGAAAAGTTTGGGTGTAGGATTCTTGGCATCCATAGCCTCGCCATTAGTTTTGTTAGCTGGGATCATGCCGTTTATCGGCTGGTCATTCATTGGTTTAGCTATAGCTATCTGGATATTGGCTTTGACCCTAACTCCAGTGATAATTATCCAGATCATCGCAAATAAGGTTGCTAATCGTAATCTCCAAATATGGGAGATATTGGGTATAGCTCTATTGGTTAGTCTAGCTTACAGTTTGCCCTTAATTGGACTTTTAGTTAAGTATTTTGGTGTAATAATCAGTCTCGGCTTAATATTAAGGACAGTTGTCAGTAAGACCAATAAGAAATTAAACAAGAATAGACTTGCATAGACCTAAGTGCTTATGATAATCTAAGATTAACTATCGTGAGGGTAGCGTTCACAAAGCAATGCGTGAAAATAAAAACTAAAAAGTAAAGCTATTATTAAATAGAGGTGGAGTAATGATACAAAAGTTGAATTTGTTTGGTAAGCTAGGGACAAGGAAGTCAATTATTACCTTGGCAGGGTTAGGGTTGGTCATAGTTGGAGCAGTCAATATTACTTCAGTCAGTGGTCTAAATCAGCAGACTAGCAACAATCAAACATTGAGCAAGGATGTCAATCCAATTGTTAACGGTAATCCTGATTATACTACCACTACCGTAAATGCTGGTGGTGAATTAGAGTGGATTATTGAATATGGCAACGATACAGGCAGTATCGTTGATCCCGTTACTATCACGGATGATATTATTGGTGGACAACAATATGTAGGGGGGAGCCTAGATGTTCCTCTTGGTTGGGAGGAAGGCTACTCGACAAATGGTGGTAGTAGCTATAGTCCTACAGAGCCAGCAGCTAGTAGTGTAAATTCATTGCAAGCTACCGGTAACAGGATTACCTCTCCTTCCACAGGTATCAATGGTCTGATACCCGCACCAGTTGCTTCTGTCAATCAAGACAAGTCAGTCACTCATGGGGATGGTTATTTGCCTATTGTTTATCGCAGCGGAGATATTTATAGGGTATACAATATTTACCATCACAATTCTTGGGAAGATGGCGATGCTACTGGTATCATTAATTGTTTTGATGTCAACTCTGGCGATTATTGTGCTGATACTAGTTTTGATTATACTACTGGACTATATACGCCCCTAACAGGCGTTGGAGTGCAGACTTCGTGGTTTCCAGAAGGTCAGCAGGCAGTTATAAATGGCAAGTTTTATTATGCAGTTCATCAGGAAGCTAGTAGCAATGTAGGTGTTGGTTGTTTAGATCTCGCTACCGGGGTAGATTGCACTACCAATTCCTATACTCAAATTAGTGCTGATGCTCCTTGGTATACTTATGCCAATGCAAATAAAAACCACCATGCTGGTATCGAGGGTCCTGCGGTAGTGGGGGACACGCTTTATTTCTTCGTTCGTCATAGTAATGGCAAGCTCTATATGCATAGCTACAACACAACTACTGGAGTAGCTAATACCACCGGAGTTCAGATCAATACCACCGGAGTTTATCTAAATGACCCCATCCAGAGTGAGGGGGAACTGTACGTACCCTATGAAGTAATAGGAACAAAGATTTATTTTACAATCAATTTCCAGATCAGTGGCACTAAGAGTGCTCCTGAGTTTGGTTGCTTTGATACTGCTACCAATTCTGCTTGCGCAGGATATAGTTCGACTGCAATCTTACCTAACGCAACTGCTACAGCCAATTTTGCAGCCGGGGCACAGACCTGGATTTATTATTCAGTTTATCCTGTATATCTACCAAATGGTAGCGTAGATAGTGTCTGTACATCTACCCTAGCTCAGTATAATCAAGATATTAACAATCCAGCTGGGTATCAATACCCGACTTATTGTTATTCACCAACCAGTAATACACCCTACATCAACACATCGGTTCAATCTAGCCTTGAAGCCTTTTGGGCAAGCTATAGCAGTATTCCCGCAGTTAGCAGTATGGTCAACAATAGTAGTCAGGGTGTGAATGGAATGTTGATGATAGAAGAGATTAATATCAATCTCAATGGTGCTAATAGGACCTATTTTGCTACCAGAAGTAGTGATCAGTATCCTAGTAACAATGATGAAACCCAAGGTCTTGGGATAGTCGCTTGCTATGATTTTACCAATTCTCAGCCTTGTGCAGGATTCGGAACAGCCGGATTACCAGCAGGGATAGCTACTTTTGGCAACGTCAATCCTAGCCAGCTAAGTGCTACTCCGACTTTTGGTAATACTCAGGACTACGGTTACGATTACGACCAAGTAAGTGGATGTATGTGGGGGTTGGGGGATGAAGGGTACCTTTGGAGCTTTGATGCAGAGACAGGAGCAAGTCCCTGTAGCTCGATATCCGAAACTATTGAATTAGACCTTAACCCAGATAATTTCTACTGTGATGGTAAGAGTGACAATTATATTCAGGGATGGGATAGTTTGACCGTGCTAGAGCCAGGATCTGGTGTTCCTGCTACTGTTAGTTATACTGTTACAGTCTATGATGTTAACAATAATCCAATATCTGGATATCAGAATATTACATTACCAGCTAGTAATCAATTAGATCTAAGTGGAATCAATAGCACGACTTATTCTAGCTTGCGAGTAGAGGTGACTGCAGCAGATAGTAATAATGGTACTAGTTGGACTAATACTATACCTGTGATGTTGACTTTTGAGGCTACTAATAATCCTCAAGTTTGTTATCGTACAATAGTCCCAGATAATTGTGATATTACCTCAGCAGATAACACTGCAGTGGTTGATGCCGATGGTACTACAATCAGCGTCAGTGATAGTATAGAAATCATCAATCAGTCCAATTGTGATCCAGGAAGAATAGGTAATCAAGTCTGGAATGACCTAGACCGTGACGGAGTATTTGATACAGGGGAACCAGGTATCCCTGGGGTAGTGGTCAAGCTCTATCAAGGTGTTTGTTCTAGTAATACAGCCCAATCTACTCCAATTGCCACTACTACAACAGGGTCTGATGGAACCTATTATTTCAATGGACTACCAGTAGATCAAAGTTACTATGTAATTGTAGACAAAACAAGTAATAGTGTGATCAATGACTATACTTTGTCAGTTGGCTCAAACCAGTCTGCTGATAATTACTCCAAGGATGACAGTTGCTACGAGGTAAATCTTACAACTGCAAATCCAACCAATCTAACTGCTGATTTTGGATACTATGCTGGGAGAATTGGTAATCAGATCTGGATAGATTTAGATAGAGATGGTATCTTCGATGATGGACTAGAGACTGGTGTTGCTGGAGTAACCGTTAAGCTCTATCAAGGTGTTTGTAGTAGTCATACTACAGCCTCATCTCCACTTAGTACCACCACTACAGCCAATGATGGTACGTATTATTTTGATGAGTTAGCTCTAGACCAAACGTATTATGTAATAGTTGATAGGACTGGTAGTTCAATCGAGAATTATCTTCATGTCATGGGAAGTGACCAGTCTGCTGATAATTACTCCAAGGATGAAACTTGTTATGGGGTTAATTTGACCGCCGGAAATCCAGAGAATTTAACAGCTGATTTTGGTTATTATGCGTCAGGTATTGATATCGCGGTAAACAAAGAGATAGTGGGGCAGGCTGATGGTGCGACTTTAGCTAGAGGGCAAAAGTTTACTTATCGAATTACTGTCACTAATCTTGGTCCTGACGAAGCCAAGAATATTACGATCAAAGACCAATTTCCAGGAGGAATTACAGTAGAGCCTGGATCCGTTAGTTGTGTATTTAAAAATCCAGAAAACACTTGTGATATTAATCCAGCTATTAGCAACTATACGGGTATTCTGACAGAGGATCAAAATATCGGATTGTTGGTCAATCAGAAATTGGTAATTGATGTAGTTGCTACTGTAGATAAAGATACATCTGGAACAATTATCAACATAGTTGAAGTAGCGGAAAAAGGCAGAGAAGAAGTAACTTATGCGAACAATAAAGATACTGTTAGTTTTGTAGTACCAAAAGAAATTGACCTAGCTATCACCAAGACTCATGATCCGGCTCAACCAACTGCCGGTGGTATAGTGACCTACACTATTGTGGTGGTCAATAATGGCCCCGACGATGTCGAAGGCGCTACAATGAACGACAATGTTCCGGAAGTGATTACTGCAGTTAGCTGGACATGTACTGCTAGTGCTAATGCGGTATGTCTAGATACGAGTGGTAGTGGTAATCAAATAAATGCGGTTAGCAATATGCTGAATGGTGCTTCAGTAACTTATTCAGTAGTGGGGACTTTGTCAGGTAGCGCAAGTGGCGAGATAGTCAATCAGGCTTCGGTTACCGCTCCTGAAGGTTATATTGAGACTACACTTGAAAACAATACTGATTCGACTGCCTTTAGTATCGCTCCACCTGCATCTTTACCACAGACTGGTTTTACTAAGAATTTAAGCCTAGTAGGAATACTTAGTCTGATGCTTGGATTATTTATTGTCTATAAGCAACTTAGAAATTTGCCAGCAAATCAGTAGTCCTAATGAGTAAACACCCAATCAATGATTCTGATTTGGAGATGATAGTCAAGATTGCCTTATATCAGATATTGGGATTAGTATGGATGGTTAACAGTGGGGGTTATCGGATTTTCCCGATTGGTTTGGTGATTGGTTATTTTCTGACCAAGCATGAGAAGCTACGCTTAAACCAACGGCTTGAGTTTGCACCACTAGTAATGGGATCGACCCTGGGGTTGGTTGGCGTTGGTGGGGTTTACTTGGCTTTGCCTTGGTTTTAAAGATAGATACTATCCAGAGTCAGTTGGCCAAAATCCTGTAAGGATTTATGGAGATCTAACGTTTCGCATCAAGTGATTAGCTAAATGTCAGTAGAGGTGGATCCCCCGTATTGTTCTACGAACAATCGGAGGATGACGAGAGAGGAGGGGCTTCGGGGATGATAATACAAGGGAGGGCTCCAGGGACGAAACTATACTCCCGAAAACAAAACCCATACCTTTGACTGTATCTTACAGTATA of the Candidatus Saccharibacteria bacterium genome contains:
- a CDS encoding DUF11 domain-containing protein produces the protein MIQKLNLFGKLGTRKSIITLAGLGLVIVGAVNITSVSGLNQQTSNNQTLSKDVNPIVNGNPDYTTTTVNAGGELEWIIEYGNDTGSIVDPVTITDDIIGGQQYVGGSLDVPLGWEEGYSTNGGSSYSPTEPAASSVNSLQATGNRITSPSTGINGLIPAPVASVNQDKSVTHGDGYLPIVYRSGDIYRVYNIYHHNSWEDGDATGIINCFDVNSGDYCADTSFDYTTGLYTPLTGVGVQTSWFPEGQQAVINGKFYYAVHQEASSNVGVGCLDLATGVDCTTNSYTQISADAPWYTYANANKNHHAGIEGPAVVGDTLYFFVRHSNGKLYMHSYNTTTGVANTTGVQINTTGVYLNDPIQSEGELYVPYEVIGTKIYFTINFQISGTKSAPEFGCFDTATNSACAGYSSTAILPNATATANFAAGAQTWIYYSVYPVYLPNGSVDSVCTSTLAQYNQDINNPAGYQYPTYCYSPTSNTPYINTSVQSSLEAFWASYSSIPAVSSMVNNSSQGVNGMLMIEEININLNGANRTYFATRSSDQYPSNNDETQGLGIVACYDFTNSQPCAGFGTAGLPAGIATFGNVNPSQLSATPTFGNTQDYGYDYDQVSGCMWGLGDEGYLWSFDAETGASPCSSISETIELDLNPDNFYCDGKSDNYIQGWDSLTVLEPGSGVPATVSYTVTVYDVNNNPISGYQNITLPASNQLDLSGINSTTYSSLRVEVTAADSNNGTSWTNTIPVMLTFEATNNPQVCYRTIVPDNCDITSADNTAVVDADGTTISVSDSIEIINQSNCDPGRIGNQVWNDLDRDGVFDTGEPGIPGVVVKLYQGVCSSNTAQSTPIATTTTGSDGTYYFNGLPVDQSYYVIVDKTSNSVINDYTLSVGSNQSADNYSKDDSCYEVNLTTANPTNLTADFGYYAGRIGNQIWIDLDRDGIFDDGLETGVAGVTVKLYQGVCSSHTTASSPLSTTTTANDGTYYFDELALDQTYYVIVDRTGSSIENYLHVMGSDQSADNYSKDETCYGVNLTAGNPENLTADFGYYASGIDIAVNKEIVGQADGATLARGQKFTYRITVTNLGPDEAKNITIKDQFPGGITVEPGSVSCVFKNPENTCDINPAISNYTGILTEDQNIGLLVNQKLVIDVVATVDKDTSGTIINIVEVAEKGREEVTYANNKDTVSFVVPKEIDLAITKTHDPAQPTAGGIVTYTIVVVNNGPDDVEGATMNDNVPEVITAVSWTCTASANAVCLDTSGSGNQINAVSNMLNGASVTYSVVGTLSGSASGEIVNQASVTAPEGYIETTLENNTDSTAFSIAPPASLPQTGFTKNLSLVGILSLMLGLFIVYKQLRNLPANQ